From Coffea arabica cultivar ET-39 chromosome 2e, Coffea Arabica ET-39 HiFi, whole genome shotgun sequence, the proteins below share one genomic window:
- the LOC113729449 gene encoding histidine kinase CKI1-like, translated as MIADHHRDSSSLTVYVLAFPEDGNEAAAHKSSMLAIMLLVLTLVGSVVSLCLFIFLILKAARREIVLCDALVKQKESTQQAERKSMSKTNAFATYSHDLRASLTAITCLIELCREDVVPNSQLAANLSQLDTYVHDLLGLLNTVLDKSKTEAGKTELVEEEFNLEQVLEDVVDMYYPVGVKKGIDVIFDQCDFSIIKFRHVRGDRRRLKEILENLLSNAIKFTTEGHVVVRCIARKTSKENAIIASNRRSTLNCLSRLCYKNSGSLHSLDDIHTVHENPNCMEFVFEVDDTGCGIPKERRKSVFENYVQITVAAAGQQGWGLGLGIVQSLVRLMGGEIRIVDKENGEKGTCFRFSVFLTVCNPVSTVMDEDGNHMQNGVSSSDLLHYFELHIRYPNTRLEGSHVVLLLASKERRKISKRAIENIGIKVTVAETDKDLRRILYKIKEKMDHFQLNLHEKSESSPPDYLSASSNSNSGLNEGHSGATDGHEAHLPQRKSFNSKAVQNFILIVIDAAIGPSLEASAALSSFKRETRNLQCKVVYWDNSIIPRRNSRDVKEQRPLIPCDYILKKPLHGSGLYGVLRLLPVFHGAFPPESLIVKAEAVQENEGSSETTVPPNRLVKFSSNTELQNGKISTDEKQELQEIVIHDPAADQSSPNPLKGKSVLVVDDLEVLRRVASTRISKLGARVEVCENGKEAFDKVCKVLNDEKEINQETLPYDFIIMDCEMPVMDGYEATRLIRKEEKIHGIHIPIFALTAHAMPEEHRKIVDAGMDFHLCKPFDADKLMDAIRDIERKFKH; from the exons ATGATTGCAGACCATCATAGGGATTCGTCGTCCTTAACC GTATATGTATTGGCTTTTCCGGAAGATGGAAACGAAGCTGCTGCCCATAAAAGCAGCATGCTAGCCATCATGCTTCTTGTTCTTACGCTTGTGGGATCAGTTGTCTCGCTTTGCCTCTTCATTTTTTTGATCCTGAAAGCTGCACGAAGAGAGATAGTTTTGTGCGATGCACTCGTAAAACaaaaagaatcaactcaacAAGCTGAGCGCAAAAGCATGAGCAAGACGAATGCCTTTGCTACATATAGTCATGATCTACGTGCTTCCTTGACAGCTATAACTTGCTTGATAGAGCTTTGTCGTGAAGATGTCGTCCCAAATTCTCAGTTGGCAGCCAACTTGTCACAACTAGATACATATGTACACGATCTATTAG GTCTACTAAATACAGTTCTTGATAAAAGTAAAACTGAAGCTGGTAAGACAGAACTTGTAGAAGAAGAGTTTAACCTGGAACAGGTCCTTGAAGACGTTGTTGATATGTACTATCCTGTTGGCGTTAAGAAAGGGATAGATGTCatatttgaccaatgtgatttctCAATTATAAAGTTTCGCCATGTCAGGGGTGATAGAAGAAGGCTCAAAGAGATACTAGAGAATTTGCTAAGTAATGCTATAAAGTTTACGACAGAAGGCCATGTTGTTGTTCGCTGTATAGCAAGGAAAACAAGTAAAGAGAATGCTATAATTGCTTCTAACCGCAGAAGCACATTAAATTGTCTCTCAAGGTTGTGTTACAAGAACAGTGGAAGCCTACATTCGCTTGATGACATCCATACAGTTCATGAAAATCCTAATTGTATGGAATTCGTGTTCGAGGTGGATGACACGGGCTGTGGGATTCCAAAGGAGAGGCGAAAATCTGTGTTTGAAAACTATGTTCAGATTACAGTCGCTGCTGCTGGACAACAAGGATGGGGTCTAGGACTCGGCATCGTTCAGTCTTTG GTACGTTTAATGGGGGGAGAAATCAGAATCGTTGACaaagaaaatggagaaaaagGAACCTGCTTTAGGTTCAGTGTCTTTTTGACAGTATGCAATCCGGTGTCCACTGTCATGGATGAAGATGGAAACCATATGCAAAATGGAGTTTCTTCAAGTGATCTTCTGCATTATTTTGAATTACATATTCGCTATCCCAATACAAGATTGGAGGGATCCCATGTCGTGCTCTTACTTGCAAGTAAAGAGCGCAGAAAGATTTCCAAGAGAGCAATTGAGAATATTGGCATAAAAGTAACAGTTGCAGAGACAGATAAAGATCTAAGACGTATTCTatataagataaaggaaaaGATGGACCATTTCCAGCTTAATCTGCATGAGAAATCCGAATCTAGTCCGCCTGACTACCTGTCCGCGTCCAGCAATTCTAATTCAGGATTGAATGAAGGGCATTCAGGTGCTACAGATGGACATGAAGCTCATCTCCCCCAAAGAAAAAGCTTCAACTCcaaagctgtccaaaattttataCTGATCGTGATTGATGCGGCTATTGGACCTTCCTTGGAAGCAAGTGCAGCTTTGTCCAGCTTTAAGAGGGAAACACGAAATTTGCAGTGTAAGGTTGTTTACTGGGACAATTCAATTATTCCTAGAAGGAATTCAAGAGACGTGAAAGAGCAAAGGCCACTAATTCCTTGTGACTACATATTAAAGAAACCCTTGCATGGATCAGGTTTATATGGCGTGCTACGACTTCTTCCTGTATTTCATGGTGCATTTCCACCTGAGTCGTTGATCGTTAAAGCTGAAGCAGTTCAAGAAAATGAGGGCTCCTCTGAGACTACTGTACCTCCAAATAGATTGGTTAAATTCTCCAGCAATACTGAGCTTCAAAACGGCAAAATTTCAACAGACGAAAAACAAGAACTCCAGGAGATTGTAATACATGATCCAGCTGCTGACCAAAGCTCTCCAAACCCACTCAAGGGAAAATCTGTATTGGTAGTAGATGATCTCGAGGTATTACGTAGAGTAGCCAGCACGAGGATTTCCAAACTCGGTGCTCGAGTGGAAGTCTGTGAGAATGGGAAGGAGGCTTTCGACAAAGTCTGCAAGGTCCTGAATGATGAGAAGGAAATTAATCAGGAAACTCTCCCATATGATTTCATAATAATGGATTGTGAG ATGCCAGTAATGGATGGATATGAAGCAACAAGACTTATAAGGAAGGAAGAGAAAATTCACGGCATCCATATTCCCATATTTGCACTAACAGCCCATGCTATGCCTGAAGAACACAGAAAGATTGTTGACGCTGGAATGGATTTTCATCTGTGCAAGCCATTCGATGCAGACAAACTAATGGATGCCATTAGAGATATTGAGCGCAAATTCAAACATTGA
- the LOC113732949 gene encoding calreticulin-like — protein MASQQRRINPSFLFLCLALGLLFACASAKVFFEERFDDGWEKRWVKSDWKKEDNTAGEWNYTAGKWHGDPNDKGIQTSEDYRFYAISAEFPEFSNKDKTLVFQFSVKHEQKLDCGGGYMKLLSGDVDQKKFGGDSPYSIMFGPDICGYTTKKVHAILNYNETNHLIKKDVPCETDQLTHVYTFILRPDATYSILIDNVEKQTGSLYSDWDLLPPKKIKDPEAKKPEDWDDKEYIPDPEDKKPEGYDDIPKEIPDPDAKKPEDWDDEEDGEWTAPTIPNPEYKGPWKAKKIKNPNYKGKWKAPLIDNPEFKDDADLYVYPNLKYVGIELWQVKSGTLFDNVLVSDDPEYAKKLAEETWGKHKDAEKAAFDEAEKKREEEEAKDDPVDSDAEEGDDDDAADEADSDDADTKSETKEDVTAAAEENVKDEL, from the exons ATGGCGTCGCAGCAGCGGAGAATAAACCCTAGCTTTCTCTTTCTATGCCTTGCTCTCGGCCTCCTCTTCGCCTGCGCCTCCGCTAAGGTCTTCTTCGAAGAGCGTTTCGATG ATGGATGGGAGAAACGGTGGGTAAAGTCTGATTGGAAAAAGGAAGATAATACTGCTGGAGAGTGGAATTATACTGCTGGTAAATGGCATGGAGACCCCAATGATAAAG GTATTCAGACCAGTGAAGACTACAGGTTCTATGCCATTTCAGCTGAGTTCCCTGAGTTCAGCAACAAGGATAAAACCTTAGTGTTCCAATTCTCCGTGAAGCATGAACAGAAGCTTGACTGTGGTGGTGGCTACATGAAACTACTCAGTGGTGATGTTGATCAAAAGAAATTTGGTGGTGACAGCCCATACAG TATCATGTTTGGACCAGATATCTGTGGCTACACAACCAAAAAAGTTCATGCCATTCTCAACTACAACGAAACAAACCACTTAATCAAGAAGGACGTCCCATGTGAAACTGACCAACTCACTCATGTCTATACCTTCATCCTACGCCCAGATGCCACTTACAGCATCCTAATTGACAATGTTGAGAAGCAGACTGGTAGCTTGTATTCTGACTGGGACCTTCTTCCACCGAAGAAAATTAAGGATCCAGAGGCCAAGAAA CCTGAAGATTGGGATGACAAGGAATACATTCCTGATCCTGAAGATAAGAAACCAGAG GGTTATGATGACATCCCTAAGGAGATTCCCGATCCTGATGCCAAGAAG CCTGAGGACTgggatgatgaagaagatggtGAGTGGACGGCCCCAACCATTCCCAATCCAGAATACAAGGGTCCGTGGAAGGCCAAG AAAATCAAGAATCCTAACTATAAGGGAAAATGGAAGGCACCTTTGATTGATAACCCAG AATTTAAGGATGATGCAGATCTATATGTTTACCCGAACTTGAAGTATGTAGGCATTGAACTGTGGCAG GTGAAATCTGGAACTCTATTTGACAATGTATTGGTATCTGATGATCCTGAATATGCTAAGAAGTTGGCTGAAGAGACATGGGGCAAGCATAAGGAT GCTGAAAAAGCTGCTTTTGATGAGgcagaaaagaagagagaggaggag GAAGCAAAGGATGACCCAGTCGATTCTGAT GCTGAGGAAGgcgatgatgatgatgctgcTGATGAAGCAGATAGTGATGATGCAGACACCAAATCAGAAACAAAGGAAGATGTTACTGCCGCAGCTGAGGAAAATGTTAAA GACGAGCTGTAG
- the LOC140037061 gene encoding pyrophosphate-energized vacuolar membrane proton pump-like, translating to MGLMSEAFSQTLIPVCALIGILFALVQWFLVSRIRVASSGPDSYEDQLIEEDDEQVEGIDSAEVVNKKCAEIQNAISVGATSFLFTEYKYLGIFMFVFGVIIFIFLGSVKGFSTKSEPCTYNEGNLCKPALANAIFSTIAFWLGSLTSVLSGFLGMKIATFANARTTLEARKGIGKAFITAFRSGAVMGFLLAANGLLVLYVSINLFKLYYEDDWEGLYESITGYGLGGSSMALFGRVGGGIYTKAADVGADLVGKVEKNIPEDDPRNPAVIADNVGDNVGDIAGMGSDLFGSYAESSCAALFVASISSFGIHHDYAAMSYPLIISSVGIIVCLITTVIATDVVEIKTVSEIEPSLKRQLLISTVLMTVGIAGVSFLVLPSKFTLFDFGTDKVVKNWHLFFCVSIGLWAGLVIGYVTEYYTSNAYSPVQDVADSCRTGAATNVIFGLALGYKSVIIPIFAIAIAIYVSFSLAAMYGIAMSALGMLSTIATGLAIDAYGPISDNAGGIAEMAGMSHRIRERTDALDAAGNTTAAIGKGFAIGSAALVSLALFGAYVSRAGIKTVDVLTPKVFIGLIVGAMLPYWFSAMTMKSVGSAALKMVEEVRRQFNTMPGLLEGTRKPDYATCVKISTDASLKEMIPPGALVMLTPLIAGTLFGVETLAGLLAGSLVSGVQVAISASNTGGAWDNAKKYIEAGASEHARTLGPKGSDAHKAAVIGDTVGDPLKDTSGPSLNILIKLMAVESLVFAPFFASHGGLLFKYL from the exons ATGGGGTTGATGAGTGAGGCCTTTTCACAGACTCTGATTCCTGTGTGTGCTTTGATAGGCATTTTGTTTGCTTTAGTCCAGTGGTTTCTGGTTTCAAGGATAAGAGTAGCTTCAAGCGGTCCTGACAGTTACGAGGATCAGTTgattgaagaagatgatgaacaAGTGGAAGGCATTGATTCGGCTGAGGTTGTTAACAAGAAGTGTGCTGAGATTCAAAATGCTATTTCTGTTG GTGCAACTTCGTTTCTGTTCACAGAGTACAAGTACCTTGGAATATTCATGTTTGTATTTGGTGTAATCATCTTCATATTCCTTGGATCGGTTAAAGGCTTTAGCACCAAAAGTGAACCCTGCACTTACAATGAAGGAAATCTCTGCAAGCCAGCTTTGGCCAATGCTATCTTCAGCACAATTGCCTTCTGGCTTGGATCCCTGACATCGGTTCTCTCAGGTTTCTTAGGAATGAAGATTGCTACATTTGCCAATGCAAGGACAACTTTGGAGGCAAGGAAAGGAATTGGGAAGGCATTCATAACAGCCTTCCGTTCTGGTGCAGTGATGGGTTTCCTGCTTGCAGCCAATGGCCTCTTGGTGCTTTATGTATCCATAAACTTATTCAAACTATATTACGAGGATGATTGGGAGGGACTCTACGAATCGATCACTGGTTATGGTCTTGGAGGGTCTTCTATGGCACTCTTTGGAAGAGTTGGAGGTGGAATCTATACAAAAGCAGCAGATGTTGGGGCTGACCTAGTTGGCAAAGTTGAGAAGAATATACCCGAAGATGATCCCCGTAACCCAGCT GTTATTGCAGACAACGTTGGCGATAATGTTGGAGACATTGCCGGAATGGGTTCTGACTTATTTGGATCTTATGCTGAATCATCCTGTGCAGCACTCTTTGTTGCCTCAATTTCATCTTTTGGTATACACCATGACTATGCAGCGATGTCTTATCCTCTAATTATTAGCTCTGTGGGGATAATCGTTTGCTTGATAACAACTGTTATTGCAACTGATGTTGTTGAGATTAAAACTGTCAGTGAGATTGAACCATCTTTGAAGAGGCAACTTCTTATCTCAACTGTTCTTATGACTGTTGGGATAGCTGGAGTAAGCTTCCTTGTTTTACCATCAAAGTTCACTTTGTTCGACTTTGGGACTGACAAAGTTGTGAAGAACTG GCATCTTTTTTTCTGCGTTTCCATTGGCTTATGGGCTGGCTTGGTGATTGGATACGTTACTGAGTATTATACTAGCAATGCTTACAG TCCGGTGCAGGATGTAGCAGATTCTTGTAGAACTGGTGCAGCAACAAATGTAATCTTTGGGTTAGCTCTGGGATACAAGTCTGTTATCATTCCCATATTTGCCATAGCCATTGCTATTTATGTAAGCTTCAGCTTGGCTGCAATGTATGGTATTGCAATGTCAGCTTTGGGAATGCTCAGCACTATCGCCACTGGACTTGCAATTGATGCTTATGGCCCAATAAGTGACAATGCTGGTGGTATAGCAGAAATGGCTGGAATGAGCCACAGGATTCGTGAAAGAACAGATGCTCTGGATGCCGCCGGAAACACAACAGCTGCAATTGGCAAG GGTTTTGCGATTGGATCAGCTGCTCtggtttctcttgctctcttcgGTGCTTATGTAAGCAGAGCTGGTATCAAGACTGTTGATGTCTTGACTCCAAAAGTCTTCATTGGCTTAATTGTTGGGGCCATGCTTCCTTATTGGTTCTCAGCAATGACAATGAAGAGCGTAGGAAGTGCAGCACTGAAAATGGTCGAAGAGGTCAGGCGACAATTTAACACCATGCCTGGGCTTCTAGAAGGAACAAGAAAACCAGACTATGCAACATGTGTAAAGATTTCAACCGATGCTTCGCTCAAGGAAATGATACCACCAGGTGCTCTTGTTATGCTAACACCATTAATTGCTGGGACTTTATTCGGGGTCGAAACTCTGGCTGGTCTGCTTGCTGGCTCCCTTGTTTCTGGTGTTCAG GTAGCCATCTCCGCTTCTAACACAGGAGGGGCATGGGACAATGCCAAGAAGTACATAGAG GCTGGTGCTTCAGAACATGCTCGAACACTGGGGCCTAAGGGATCAGATGCTCACAAAGCTGCTGTAATTGGTGACACAGTTGGAGATCCCCTCAAGGACACTTCTGGTCCATCGTTGAATATCTTGATCAAGCTCATGGCCGTTGAATCATTAGTTTTCGCTCCTTTCTTCGCAAGCCACGGGGGATTGCTGTTCAAATATCTTTGA